The following proteins are encoded in a genomic region of Magallana gigas chromosome 1, xbMagGiga1.1, whole genome shotgun sequence:
- the LOC136275974 gene encoding uncharacterized protein, with translation MKWIFYICLVKVSHCYVNVAFNKPAYQQNHVHKNYSTGDASNAVDGRKSDLTRSGGQCVISTTRETATWWVNLTSIHSIHHITVYYMTNNKSWGASNDLTRNFLGFSLYVSNTTNKLHGTLCFKDTNFTLDTIPAVFTTICPVYGQYVIYYNERLTSVTYPEYYSFSVGNNLCEVEVYGCPVAGCYGSTDSFPCPDVNCHYCHKETGTCQMCQPGYIGPRCELSYFAYLRIHPKHFDQ, from the exons ATGAAGTGGATTTTCTATATTTGTTTAGTGAAAGTTAGCCATTGCTACG TGAATGTCGCCTTTAACAAACCAGCATATCAACAGAACCACGTACATAAAAATTATAGCACAGGTGATGccagtaatgcagttgatgGCCGAAAGTCAGACCTGACAAGGAGTGGTGGTCAGTGTGTCATTTCAACTACCAGAGAAACCGCCACGTGGTGGGTCAACTTAACAAGCATTCACAGCATCCATCACATTACAGTCTACTACATGACAAACAATAAATCATGGG GAGCTTCTAATGACTTGACACGAAATTTTCTGGGATTCTCTTTATATGTATCCAACACAACAAATAAACTACATGGAACACTGTGTTTCAAGGACACCAACTTTACACTAGACACCATACCTGCTGTATTCACCACCATCTGTCCTGTTTATGGACAATATGTCATTTACTACAACGAGAGACTTACATCTGTTACCTACCCTGAATATTACTCATTTTCTGTTGGAAATAATCTATGTGAGGTTGAAGTATATG GATGTCCTGTTGCTGGATGTTATGGATCTACTGACTCATTTCCCTGCCCGGATGTGAACTGTCATTACTGTCACAAAGAGACGGGCACCTGTCAAATGTGTCAACCTGGGTACATAGGTCCAAGGTGTGAACTAA GTTACTTTGCCTACCTCAGGATACACCCTAAACATTTCGACCAGTAG